The following nucleotide sequence is from Salvia miltiorrhiza cultivar Shanhuang (shh) chromosome 7, IMPLAD_Smil_shh, whole genome shotgun sequence.
GGACAAAAGTTGAGATCTCTGACATCAGTTCTTTTCAGTTGCAGTTCTGTTGATGGGCCATAATTTGCTCAACATTCTCTTAGGTCTGTTGGGAGTCATGGTGAAGGCCTTGAATTTGGAGGAATTATGGAGCTCCAAATCGTGGTCTTCATCCAGCTTCATTTTGAGGGTGGAAACATTGGAGTTTGGTGATTTTAGGTGTTCCTCAGCAGGATTGTTGCACACTGCTAAGAGTGCCTTGATGTTGGTAGGGCAACTCCGTGACCTGACCCCCCGCCATTGCAGCCCGTGCTTGCTCGAAGAACAACACTTGAACCACCACCCGCAGCGGCAGCATCTCGTTCTGCGCTGCGTGCATGCATGCTTCAACCGACAACTTCTTGCACTCCAATATCCGGCACACCCGCTTTCTTTCACTCTTGCTCAGCTCCGGATGCCCCTGCACATCATCCAAATTCCAATTAACTCAAATACCAAATTAACAGGCTACCTCACAATCTTCACCACCTACCTTTAGGTATATGTCGATAGCTTTGTAGAGATCATCATGATCAAGCCTGGCAAATTCCGGAACGGCTTCTGCGATGGCGATGAACTTGGAGAGAGGCAAATTCTTGTCCTTGGCTATCTTCTGAAGGTAGGCATCCACAAGCTTAGCCACCTTGAGCTTGGAGCTGTGCGATGCAGAGGACGACCTTCTGCTCTCCTGAAACAGCATCTCCACGTTCTCCGCCGAGCGCGACCTCCGCCTCTCCAACTCCCCTTTCCCTCTACGAGGGCTCGTCGGCGGGCTCTGCCCCTGCAGCATGAAATGCTCCAGTATTGAAATCACTGCGTCCACGTCGTACACCGTCTTCTCATCCGAGGGTAGCAGCAGATCCGCAACCGACGCCTCCTCCAGCTGCACTCCGATCCTCCGCTCCAACTCTATCTTCGAAGAGGACGATGCTTTCAGTATGTTTGCCGCCTTCAACAGCTTCAACAGAAAGCTGCAAGAGACCTCCCCTTTCTCACTAGGCAGCAAGCTCACTATGGATTCCAAGAGCAACCTATGTTTTGAGCTCACTTCCCTAACTGAATCAAGCTTAGCATCACACTCAATGTTTATGTACTTGGACACATTCGGCAGCCAACGCTGATGCGTAGACGCGCAAGGCCTCGCCAACGAGGCTCGCGGGAAGCTTCCCCCCCGATTTGATGGCGATCATAGTCCTCCAATAAAGATCAATCCCCAGCTCAGCCAGATCCTCGGCCCACCAGCCTCCCCGGCTCACGGACTTATGCCTCTGGCTCTCGGACCCGTTGCACGAGGCATCATCCCTACCGCGCCTCGAGCAACTGTGGGACAAGGCCGCCTTGGTGGGATGGGACACGACCTTAGCAGCGATGGCCTCAATGCATCTGCTGGTTATCCCGAGATCCTCGGACCACATAGGGAACGCCTTGGTGCTCTGCAACGTCACGATGGAGTCCCTCCATCCGTGAAGGATGCAAGAATTCAGGAACACATCAATCTTGTAGATCAAATTGCCCTTCTCAACATCTTCGGTCATTTGAAGGTACTCGGCCGCACATCTGACTGCGACGATGTTGTAG
It contains:
- the LOC130995506 gene encoding LOW QUALITY PROTEIN: BTB/POZ domain-containing protein At1g67900 (The sequence of the model RefSeq protein was modified relative to this genomic sequence to represent the inferred CDS: deleted 2 bases in 2 codons) produces the protein MKFMKLGSRPDTFYTTESTRCVSSEVSSDLIVQVKGTRYLLHKFPLLSKCLRLQRLCAESPEALQVQIVQLPDFPGGVEAFDLCAKFCYGITVTLSAYNIVAVRCAAEYLQMTEDVEKGNLIYKIDVFLNSCILHGWRDSIVTLQSTKAFPMWSEDLGITSRCIEAIAAKVVSHPTKAALSHSCSRRGRDDASCNGSESQRHKSVSRGGWWAEDLAELGIDLYWRTMIAIKSGGKLPASLVGEALRVYASRWLPNVSKYINIECDAKLDSVREVSSKHRLLLESIVSLLPSEKGEVSCSFLLKLLKAANILKASSSSKIELERRIGVQLEEASVADLLLPSDEKTVYDVDAVISILEHFMLQGQSPPTSPRRGKGELERRRSRSAENVEMLFQESRRSSSASHSSKLKVAKLVDAYLQKIAKDKNLPLSKFIAIAEAVPEFARLDHDDLYKAIDIYLKGHPELSKSERKRVCRILECKKLSVEACMHAAQNEMLPLRVVVQVLFFEQARAAMAGGQVTELPTNIKALLAVCNNPAEEHLKSPNSNVSTLKMKLDEDHDLELHNSSKFKAFTMTPNRPKRMLSKLWPINRTATEKN